Genomic window (Salvelinus sp. IW2-2015 unplaced genomic scaffold, ASM291031v2 Un_scaffold16358, whole genome shotgun sequence):
gcagttcccattcaagtcaagacTGGCAGCCATTTAACAGTTAAATTGCCAGGGTCAGAGGTTCCAAAATCCTTCAATGGATTATATGTATATGGCCACCACGCAACAAGCTGTTCCACAGATAGAAGAAGAAACGATAGGAGTGGGGAAAAaggtgcattgataagcacaccaaagatgGCATTAACAACAAGTAATTACATaaaaaagcctatttcacaccatagcctgctgaatttgcaaaaTAACGTTTCTTTCAATTTGATTTCGGCACTAATGAAAATGTGGCATGActcgcccatggattgatgtttcagcattcagcctcaatgaagagtttggcaTTCGACATGCAGTTACAAGCCTGTTAGAGTTAGTGGCAGGCGGAGGAGCAATATCCACCGCCATATTACGGATGAAGCCTGgcctggaatgtgaagctaactgaagatGGCTATCTTTATAAaagcctgagtagatctagcttgctttgtagtataccacTCAGGGAGattttcgaaagcctcataaataagtgattggtagataggtaacaataacaaatcagacattgaatatctcttcaAGCATGGTCATAATTATGCTGTGTGGCCAGGCCTTATATAATTTCGTTGCTCACTTCACGGCTGAATCCGGATACCTTTATACTTATAAAACTGCCGAATTACACTAATAGCTCTCCCAAGACAATAACCTCGGAAATATTTCAAAGTAAGAGAAATAAACATTTAGTTCGTTTCCAGTTTGCTAAATCCCAAACAGTCCAAACAATTCAAAATCGAAATTCTCACTTGCCAATTAACTTCCTTTAACGTTGTTACCTTCACTAGTCTACATCTCCGTTTCCTTAAACTCAGAAAGCCCTCTACAATCTCTACTATACTCTAACTCTGTCTTTCCACCTAACGTTACTTTACCAGGTGAACAATTTCTATTTGAATTATAGTCAAAACAAACACAACTTCTACTTCTCACAGGGAGGCTTCTTTAATTACCACGTTATCTCGTTTCGCTGGTTGTACTCCCCCGTATGGTTGTACTCTCCCGTACTCCcccataggggcggcaggtagcctagtggttagagtgttggaccagtatccgaaagattgctagatcgaatccctgagctgacaaggtaaaaatctgccgttctgcccctgaacaaggcagttaacccactgttcctaggctgtcattgtaaataagaatttgccaggttaaataaaaataataaataaaatatgatgcCTTGTCAATGGCTTTGTCACTGTCACCCATTGTaagattttgaaaataaaataaaccaaaCCATGATAATTCCTTCCTTACTAACCTTATCAATGGTGAGAAATTCACGGTGCAATGTAACCCAGTGTGTGACGCAAAACTGTCTCCCTGTTTCCAACAACTACAATCAATTATACTGTAGGTCCCATGCATAGTACCAATCACATGTAATCCCCAATTCACAGAGAATATCTCTTCTAGGACAATATGCACTAAATGAATTGATGTTTTATGcatgttttatccattttaacAGTTAGGGCATCGTGAGCAACTCATTCATTGTCACTCCACATTGCTGGCTAATTCACTAGACACGGGAGGCCTGGACATGGATTTAAAATTTATGACAGACATTGCAGCGCCACTATTAGCTAGAAAATGTATTGACTCACCATTGACAAAGAGACAAACCATCGGCTCCTCACGGGGGTTCGAAAAAAATCTTTAAATGCAGTTCAAGGCCGTCAACTGTCTTTACCTCGCATCAGTCAATATGTGGGTTGTAAAGGGTTATTTTAAGTGGAGGACCAGTTTTCCAATTTCCCCCGGCTGTCATCTGTTTGGTAGGTTAGTTTCGACAGGCTCTGGCAAAATGTCCAGTTCTTACCGCAGTTGTAACAAGCCTTGTTCCTACCCTGAAGTGATTGTTGTCCAGCCCGTCCGTCAGGAACTGGCTCGCCGtgcctttcctcttcctcttcccttttGTCCATTGTTTGGAGGAGCTCCCTGAGCCTGCCACTGCTGGCCCCgtccttgataaaaaaaattggCGGTGTACGGAACGGATTTCAACTGGTCATGGGCCTCCTCCTAGCGTTCTGCTGGTCCGTAAGTTGTATCAGGTCTTGTTGGGGTAGAGCTGAGGCGGCTGAGCGAGCCGCTGCCGGACAAACAGGGCGGGTGCTAGTGAAGTGGATACAGGGGtataataggggggggggggtttgggtgGAAGGTTATGTCATCATCATCCCTGTTTCTCCTTCTTTTCTCATCTTCCTCCATCTGTTTCTTCTCGTTACTTTCTTTCACCATTGTTCCTTTAACTTTCCTGTCGGACTGTCTATCAGCTTCCCTCTCCCACTTCTAAACTTACCCCAATCTATTCGACATGTCTTGCCTTTCCTGGTCTCCTCAAACTTCTCTGACTTGTTTCTACATTCCGCTAATAAAATTTAACTCGATGTGCCTTTAAATGGAAAATCTGCTACTTTCGTGTGAGAGCGGTATCTGTTCCAAAATATCCCTTCCCCATTTATCTGCCACTATCTTCACTGGTCCAACAGATTGGGCAGGAAAAATGATTCCTTACTGCTTTTGACTCACATTGTGAAAATCTACTATATTAATTTTATTTTACaaagtattattattttagatttttttaaaactttataacctgcaggaatattttctatATTTCTTCTCCTCTTTTAGGCCTTAACTAGTCCTCACAAGGTCTAGTTATACATCCGGTACACATAGATTTGGATGTCATCCGCCCCCCAGGGTTCTTGCTATACATCCGGTACACATAGATTTGGATGCTCACGTTCTAAATCGTTCCCACAGGTGCTTGGATGCTAATGTTAATTGGTCTTAACTAGTTCATCCTAGTCGCCATCCGATACACACAGATTAGGATGTTTATGTCAGATGGCAGCTCCCTCGGAACTCCATTGTATTTCCATTTTTTTCtatctattttttttacagtTGTTCCAAGAAATGTCAGTCTCACcctatttctctgtctctgttcagtACACCGTGACCACCTGCATGACACCCTCCTTCAGATCTTAGGCAGGTCCCTGGCTTCTCCTTCAGTGGAGTGTGGGTTCCCTTAAGCCCTAGTGGCCCTGTGCACCGTTAAAAACCCAGGCCCTCAGGAGCCGTCAGCAGATGGAGTTTGGGATCCCCAAGTTTTTGAACTCACcactatcgaatacacagtgggatatgggttatttttcacttcctaaggcttccactagatgtcaaccgtctttagaatgtggtttcaggctgctcatgtgaagggggccggatgggagctgttttactaaggggtctgccaacagcctcgttctcagtcatgcgctttcacttgagaggttgctctcgttccagtgcatttctacagacaatggaattctccggttggaacagtattgaacttttatgataaaaacatcctaaagattgattctatacttagtttgacaagtttcttcgacctgtaatataactttttgaacgtttcgtccgaatggaccagatcgcgcttttggattgtttaccaaacgccctaacaaaagaagctattggacataaatggacataaatggacattatcgaacaaaacaagcatttattgtggaactgcgattcctgggagtgcattctgatgaagatcatcaaaggtaagtgaatatttatatatgaataatatgaataatgttgactacccaacatggcggatatttgtctggctggtttgggcactgagcgccgttctcagattatgcttttccgtaaagtttttttgaaatctgacacagcggttgcattaaggagaagtggatctaaagtttcatgtataatagctgtattttcatcaacatttattatgagtatttctgtgaattcatgtggctctctgcaatatcactgcatgttttggaactactgaatctaacacgccaatgtaaaataagatttttggatataaatatgaactttacagaacaaaacatacatgtattgtgtaacatgaagtcctatgagtgtcatctgatgaagatcatcaaagcttagtgattaatttgatctctatttgtgctttttgtgactcctctctttggcgggaaaaatggctgggtttatctgtgacttggtggtgacctaacataatcgtttgtggagctttcgctgtaacgtatttttgaaatcagacactgtggctggattaatgagaattgtatctttaaaatggtgcctaatacttgtatgtttgagaaatttgatttatgagatttctgttgattgtatttggcgccctgcaattttttGCGGAATTcttagcggaaccccagtcctagacaggttaacatcagtattcaaaacactcttccttaatcacgtctcagtaatgaccaacacatctggattggagctctgaacccacattttcaattgatccattttaggtaacaagcttctagtgttaacatgcagaaaatccaggcttttacaagagcagaaatcagtgaagcagataccATCTACTGTTGCtggaattggggctagcaacagtagatggaccagggtgtacatgcacatttccagatatcatcagcagtaatacaaacaaggcacggcagaggacagggagagctctgcagtgctgttTTGTTATAACACTTGGGATACAGTCAGCAAAGATGAGCAGTTGAGCTGGATAGTGCCTTATAACTCAAATTCTCACCTGATGACCTGTTCGTCCTTTCGCTACCTTTCgctactctctcactctcaatctCTCTATTGCCTGTCTTTGACCCTTGCCATAATCACATGACCAAATACCATTATCATGTGACAGAAATGGCTGGCCTTAACAACGATGGGGTTAGCTTATTAACATGAATTAGATTCTGCTTTTATTAGCTAAGTTATTTATTTACTGGCtggcaatatagctagctagctgactacatATTATGACATGTAGAGTgtagtaagctagctagctatgtagccatTCATTCATTTACTTATAGTTCTCTGCACTCTCAAACACAGTAAAATATTATGTCCTCCTGTACTTTTCTCCTCTTTGCCGTTGGCACCTCCATAAAGGGCACTAGCTACTTTTTCAACTAGGTTGAAAACTAATTCACTGAGTGCTGCTCATCTGAAACTGCAGTTGAAAAGGAAAAGGAGAAGATCCAGATACTGTGCTAGCTTTTGTGCTATGTTAGCCTAGCAAAAATATCCAACCTAGCATTGCATTACTTGGTATCTTTACACAATATTATCTCATCACCAAAAGTTACACAACAACTTTTACTCATTTTAAACTTTCAAAATATTTATACATTGGAGCGCTTGTGAATACAGCTACCTCTCCTCAGCAAACaccacaaagagaaagagagagcgcatAGTGCGTGCTGCTTTTTTGGGGTCTTTTTTgaggtaaatatatacagtggggagaacaaatatttgatatactgccgattttgcaggttttcctacttacaaagcatgtagaggtctgtcatttttatcataggtatacttcaactgtgagagacggaatctaaaacaaaaatgcagaaaatcacattgtatgatttttaagtaattaatttgcattttactgcatgacacaagtatttgatacatcagaaaagcagaacttaatatttgttacagcaacctttgtttgcaattacagagatcatacgtttcctgtagttcttgaccaggtttgcacacactgcagcagggattttggcccactcctccatacagaccttctccagatccttcaggtttcggggctgtcgctgggcaatacggactttcagctccctccaaagattatctattgggttcaggtctggagactggctaggccacatATATATatgcttctacagattgtaaatgaaatatacatttctttgctaaaataattattatgttattgattgattgtctatggcttttcaaatcacccagtattgctatctgcagcatcagttctaggcaaatgttgcaattcttcagccattcctggacctgtgaccaaaaacgagctacatatggacaataccaaaataaatgatataatgactctgcctcctcacagaaaaatctgcagagctgtgaAGATtttatcccccatatatataacattctattggttgcaagaattttctatagtaatttaaattgaaaaattctaagttttgaatctgacgttgttttgcgtgtcaattcataaaccatgtgccatggaatgggtacatcggaAATCTCTTCCCAAATATTTTGCAAAATagtttatatggcacagctgtcaatttttttgtccttaaatgaaattggtatatgttttaatttatcacacttttctttaaccttttatgttctttaatgcagggccgacatacaagttccgaCATAGTGCGTGCTGCTTAACTGTTACAGTTTATTTCCACATAACACGATATTTGGATAACCTCATTAGCTTCACCTTCAGAAAGCTAGCAAGCAGGCTAGGTGGTGCTAGGTctcaacagccaatccagtaggggctGGAAGATATAGTGAGCTTTGATTGGTCAAAAGTGTTGCGATATTGTGGAGTATTTGcatatttcaattgattgatttccttctatgaactgtaactcagtaaaatcgctgaaatggttgcgtttatattttagttcagtatatttTACTGTGATTctagtgttttactgttgaaattgtAGAAAAGTCTTACAGTgtgctgtaaaacacatttactctattttactgtgcattctaaaGTGTCGAACTTACAGAAATGTCTTACAGTGTAGATAGCGGGCTAAACTTTCTAGCAATCGAAAGAAATTTAGCTGTCATGGACTAAGAAGAAAACTGCTGATTCTctaccaaatttcgaaattgcaccttgagTATACTACTAATTtgactctcaacagtaagttgagacccgacAGAGCTCCTAAAAAATTTTATGAATAAAACTAGGCATCCGCTTATGTCACATACTGCTTTAATGTCTACATACAAATGCTAAAAAGGTATCACTAAAACCCAGTGTAGACAGGCTAAATTAGGCACATGCTGTACAccgggtcagccatagtagtacagcacccctggagcaaattagggttaagtgccttgctcaagggcacatcgatagATTGTTCaccttgtgtcacgccctggccatagagaggctttattttggttaggccagggtgtgactagggcattttagtttctttatttctatgttttctatttctttgtgtttggccgggtgtggttttcaatcagaggcagctgtctatcgttgtctctgattgagaaccatacttaggtatcccttttttccacctgtctttttgggaagtttactttgtttagggcacatagcctttgagcttctcagtttgtttttgtagtgtttattgttttgttcggcgtcattttgattaaataaacggaaatgtacgctcaccacgctgcaccttggtcctctcctttcaacagccgtgacaccttGGCGTAAAAGCACTTCCACAGTTGGTATTCTTTAACTTAAACTTGCTGTACACCTGCTTGGACTTCATCTTGTTGTAGTGGTTGACCTGGTCCAGTTTGCTGTGGCCTAAGGTCATGCCTTTCTGGTCTTGTCGGTTTATCATGGGGGGTGAAGGTAGGGGAATGTACTTGGTCTCCGGGTCTGTCTGGGAACGGTCTGGCACCCCAAAGACTGTGCTGTGTGGAGGAGACCTCTTGAAGATGTAGGTGTCCTTCTCGGTTGGGGGGAGGTAGTCCTTCTTGGTTGGGGGGAGGACGAGGTCAGTGAGCTTATTGAGGAGGGGGTTGGAGGGAGTCCTCTGCTTGGCAGAGAGTTTGTTATCCAGCACTGGAGACTGGGTCTTGGGACTACTGATGAATAGGCTCGACTTGTGGTCGTACAAACCTAGAGCCGGAAACTTGGATGTGGTTCCGCCAATGTTTTGTTGGAGGAACTCCGTGGGGCTGGACTTGGACCACTCTATCCCGACCAAATGGCCGATCCCAGAGGAAGGGTGCTCTGAAACGAGACTGTGATTGGTCTCGTTGGGGGAGCCTCTCATGCCATGGGTGGTCTGATTCTGAGGGGTGGGAGTTAgtgaccctcctctcctctcagggcTCAGGTGAAAGTAGTAAaatggtgccgacagagatggtcaacTCACTTCAGGTCCTATGCAGTAATTAGATttgttatgtattatttcttacattgttagcccagaaaatctcaagtgttattacatacagccgggaagaactattggatataaaagcgatgtcaacataccaacattatgaccaggaatacgccTTTCACGAAGTGGATCCTTTGTTTCCGACCTCCACCCTGAacatgggatcttatcccagaggccaaCCCAAAACAACGTGGTCgctgcaggagaggcagacggagcggcctactggtcagactcagaaggcgagcacaccatccaccgcttccaagcatattactcgccaatgtccaatctctagataactgataagggaatttatatgtttaaagtaatgactaaAGGATTCCACCCTGAaatcatataattgtatgaaatgtgttagTAGTCATAATTCCATAATATGTGTGACTAGACCATTGTGTTGCTGTGTAGTGGTGTGAGAGTTGAGAGAACAAAGGACAACAGGAAAGAGGCTCCTTCCAAGGTCCCTTTTATCTGGGGAGGGAAAGAACGGCGAGAAACTGCCAAGGCTGTTAGAAAAGtgataaaactgtgtgtgtgtgtgtgtgtgtgtgtgtgtgtgtgtgtgtgtgtgtgtgtgtgtgtgtgtgtgtgtgtgtgtgtgtgtgtgtgtgtgtgtgtgcgtagaggGGTTATAAAGATggttgactttagaacgttctcgtgaataaagAACCAACCTTTTGCAGAAGCTGAGTcgttgcctaattattattaaacccagggtcttacaaacctcggggattgtCAAAGCTTAAATAATTGTTTAGTTTATCATTTGTGATTTAAATTATCATGACACTTGGTCCTTCGAGCTGGATCTCAATACCTGTTTTACCTGTCTTCCCATGTGAGTGCCGCAAACTGTGCACGGGCGGATCAGAGACCGTAGATTAACTTCTACTTGCACAGGATCCGGATCCGGGaggcacccccacagtaaaagtgactagctagcctagcataggccgtcacaagtaaatactagcatctaaatatcattaaatcacaagtcagaaacaccagatgaaagatacacatcttgtgatccagccatcatttctgattttttaaaatgtttttacagggaagacacaatatgtaaatctattagctaaccacgatagcaaatgaacaacttttttttccccaccatttttttcctgcatgggtagctatcacaatttcgaccaaaaaatatatatacaacgccactaaccaagaaacaacttcataagatgacagtctgataacatattttattgtatagcatagttcttttagaaaaatgtgcatatttcggtataaatcacagttctacattgcagctgcatctgaaatagtgccgaagctgccagaataattacagagaccaacgtcaaatacctaattactcatcttaaaacatttctgaaaaatacacagcgtacaggcaaatgaaagcccaacatcttgtgaatccagccaatatgtcagattttttaagtgttttacagcgaaaacacaatatagcattatattagcttagcacaatagccagaaacacaagcaatttaccagcagcacaggttagcgatcgtaacaatacagcaaaagatatataatttttgactaaccttgatatacttcgtcagatgacagtcctgtaacatcatattacacaatgcatataggttttgttcgaaaatgtgcatatttagcagcacaaatcgtggttatacaatgtgatcagtggcaacaggtcatgcattctggccggcgccatcttggaYAGGCACCTAATCTAATCYataaataatcgtaaacttgactaaaaaatacaggttggacagcaaatgaaagatgcattagttattaatgcaaccgctgagttagattRtaaaaattaacgttactagacatacagtgtgcgttacagccagactagtgccgcaataatggcggacaaatccgtttacatttttccacataaatacggaataacatcataaatagctcttactttcggacgagcttccatcagaatcttgggcaaggtgtcctttgtccaaaataatcgttgcttggttgtaaaacgtcgtcttcaacttcggaattagcagctaacaatagctatgtggccacaacatgcccaaatcctcaaaacgcaatactaaggaaattccgaaaatagcaatatactcgcataaactgatataactcggtttaaaataacttcgttatgatgtttctaacacctatatcgaattaaattacagacggacatatctaaggccgataactgagcgtttcaaaatgccatcctgaggtcttgctttgcctAATGACGaatgtcgaaaagagagctcccttcgttccttggccttttataatgtctgagaactacgtagaaactccattccacttctcattggttactgacatccaggggaaggcgggtgcagttcatgtcgacccataggatacatacagagctttaaactgatctgagaacagagcctcgttttcagaccttcgcagttcctgtcatggatttcgctgcagaaagagttctggtt
Coding sequences:
- the LOC139027438 gene encoding uncharacterized protein, translated to MDLFTDVDLLCDLMEASNKRKVPVYILLDEKNLNYFVDTCAALDILNSHLGHLSPERRGGSLTPTPQNQTTHGMRGSPNETNHSLVSEHPSSGIGHLVGIEWSKSSPTEFLQQNIGGTTSKFPALGLYDHKSSLFISSPKTQSPVLDNKLSAKQRTPSNPLLNKLTDLVLPPTKKDYLPPTEKDTYIFKRSPPHSTVFGVPDRSQTDPETKYIPLPSPPMINRQDQKGMTLGHSKLDQVNHYNKMKSKQVYSKFKLKNTNCGSAFTPRCHGC